From Carassius auratus strain Wakin chromosome 1, ASM336829v1, whole genome shotgun sequence, the proteins below share one genomic window:
- the LOC113109855 gene encoding OX-2 membrane glycoprotein-like, with protein MLCLLILILSIINRAYLSEIIARGDAAVEFGQDASFSCTLPDASAVKQVTWQRVRDQEPVQTLATYSALFNDYVDDQYVGKVIFTTASVNSSSIEIKNTTFDDEACYICSFKVYPFQPKRQTLCLAVKGISEITASVNTALSSDPDVVVSCSATGKPTPTIHWKSAEKELDNFSSNFTTLNKDSSTTITSNLTLPLSQFHGLYVECVAKSDSMEKSIQIKLPKDHKKVNATPRSYIITVSVLIIMAVVVIIIIIICSLTRLKRATFGIKSTYDEPLKEEFLTLQLPHSIHFCS; from the exons ATGTTGTGTCTGTTGATCCTAATTTTAAGCATCATAAATAGAG cttatctttcagaaattattgcACGAGGAGACGCTGCTGTTGAGTTTGGTCAGGATGCTTCATTCTCTTGTACACTGCCAGACGCGTCTGCTGTCAAACAAGTCACCTGGCAGCGCGTGCGTGACCAGGAACCGGTACAAACTCTGGCTACATACAGCGCGCTCTTCAACGATTATGTGGATGATCAGTATGTCGGAAAGGTCATTTTCACTACGGCGTCAGTTAATTCATCATCCATTGAgatcaaaaacacaacatttgatGACGAGGCTTGCTACATTTGTTCCTTCAAAGTGTACCCATTCCAACCTAAACGACAAACCTTGTGCCTCGCTGTTAAAG GTATTTCAGAAATAACAGCATCAGTGAACACTGCACTCAGTTCTGATCCAGATGTTGTAGTCTCATGTTCAGCTACTGGTAAACCAACTCCAACTATCCACTGGAAATCTGCAGAGAAAGAGCTGGACAACTTTTCAAGTAATTTTACAACTCTGAATAAAGACAGCTCAACCACCATTACAAGCAACCTCACGCTTCCACTCTCACAGTTTCATGGGCTGTATGTGGAATGTGTGGCGAAGAGTGACAGCATGGAGAAGAGCATCCAAATCAAATTGCCTAAAGATCATAAAAAAG tgaaTGCTACACCAAGAAGTTACATCATTACAGTTTCAGTCCTCATTATCATGGCCGTTGtggttattatcattattatcatctgTTCTCTCACCAGACTAAAGA GAGCCACTTTTGGGATAAAATCTACTTATGACGAACCCCTTAAGGAGGAATTTTTAACTCTACAGCTTCCTCATAGTATTCATTTTTGCTCATGA
- the LOC113109843 gene encoding OX-2 membrane glycoprotein-like isoform X1 translates to MRTALSVGLQASCTIPSHPPPNSHVHVHAPIYNTEKRTGKQAYLAEIIARGDAAVEFGQDASFSCTLPDASAVKQVTWQRVRDQEPVQTLATYSALFNDYVDDQYVGKVIFTTASVNSSSIEIKNTTFDDEACYICSFKVYPFQPKRQTLCLAVKGISEITASVNTALSSDPDVVVSCSATGKPTPTIHWKSAEKELDNFSSNFTTLNKDSSTTITSNLTLPLSQFHGLYVECVAKSDSMEKSIQIKLPEVENKENKVTLRNYIIPILVVVIMSIAIIATYLHTKLNDKVQEYACLV, encoded by the exons ATG AGAACAGCGCTCTCTGTTGGTCTTCAAGCCTCATGCACCATCCCCTCGCATCCCCCACCAAACTCACACGTGCATGTGCACGCTCCTATCTACAACACGGAAAAAAGGACAGGGAAACAAG CTTATCTTGCAGAAATTATTGCACGAGGAGACGCTGCTGTTGAGTTTGGTCAGGATGCTTCATTCTCTTGTACGCTGCCAGACGCGTCTGCTGTCAAACAAGTCACCTGGCAGCGCGTGCGTGACCAGGAACCGGTACAAACTCTGGCTACATACAGCGCGCTCTTCAACGATTATGTGGATGATCAGTATGTCGGAAAGGTCATTTTCACCACTGCGTCAGTTAATTCATCATCCATTGAgatcaaaaacacaacatttgatGACGAGGCTTGTTACATTTGTTCCTTCAAAGTGTACCCATTCCAACCTAAACGACAAACCTTGTGCCTCGCTGTTAAAG GTATTTCAGAAATAACAGCATCAGTGAACACTGCACTCAGTTCTGATCCAGATGTTGTAGTCTCATGTTCAGCTACTGGTAAACCAACTCCAACTATCCACTGGAAATCTGCAGAGAAAGAGCTGGACAACTTTTCAAGTAATTTTACAACTCTGAATAAAGACAGCTCAACCACCATTACAAGCAACCTCACGCTTCCACTCTCACAGTTTCATGGGCTGTATGTGGAATGTGTGGCGAAGAGTGACAGCATGGAGAAGAGCATCCAAATCAAATTGCCTGAAGTAGAAAATAAAG agaATAAAGTCACATTAAGAAATTATATCATTCCCATACTGGTTGTGGTTATCATGAGTATTGCCATTATTGCTACCTATCTTCACACAAAGTTAAATG ataaagttCAAGAATATGCTTGTCTGGTTTGA
- the LOC113109843 gene encoding OX-2 membrane glycoprotein-like isoform X2: MLRVLVILSLLRGAYLAEIIARGDAAVEFGQDASFSCTLPDASAVKQVTWQRVRDQEPVQTLATYSALFNDYVDDQYVGKVIFTTASVNSSSIEIKNTTFDDEACYICSFKVYPFQPKRQTLCLAVKGISEITASVNTALSSDPDVVVSCSATGKPTPTIHWKSAEKELDNFSSNFTTLNKDSSTTITSNLTLPLSQFHGLYVECVAKSDSMEKSIQIKLPEVENKENKVTLRNYIIPILVVVIMSIAIIATYLHTKLNDKVQEYACLV, translated from the exons ATGCTGCGTGTTCTGGTCATTTTAAGTTTGCTTAGAGGAG CTTATCTTGCAGAAATTATTGCACGAGGAGACGCTGCTGTTGAGTTTGGTCAGGATGCTTCATTCTCTTGTACGCTGCCAGACGCGTCTGCTGTCAAACAAGTCACCTGGCAGCGCGTGCGTGACCAGGAACCGGTACAAACTCTGGCTACATACAGCGCGCTCTTCAACGATTATGTGGATGATCAGTATGTCGGAAAGGTCATTTTCACCACTGCGTCAGTTAATTCATCATCCATTGAgatcaaaaacacaacatttgatGACGAGGCTTGTTACATTTGTTCCTTCAAAGTGTACCCATTCCAACCTAAACGACAAACCTTGTGCCTCGCTGTTAAAG GTATTTCAGAAATAACAGCATCAGTGAACACTGCACTCAGTTCTGATCCAGATGTTGTAGTCTCATGTTCAGCTACTGGTAAACCAACTCCAACTATCCACTGGAAATCTGCAGAGAAAGAGCTGGACAACTTTTCAAGTAATTTTACAACTCTGAATAAAGACAGCTCAACCACCATTACAAGCAACCTCACGCTTCCACTCTCACAGTTTCATGGGCTGTATGTGGAATGTGTGGCGAAGAGTGACAGCATGGAGAAGAGCATCCAAATCAAATTGCCTGAAGTAGAAAATAAAG agaATAAAGTCACATTAAGAAATTATATCATTCCCATACTGGTTGTGGTTATCATGAGTATTGCCATTATTGCTACCTATCTTCACACAAAGTTAAATG ataaagttCAAGAATATGCTTGTCTGGTTTGA
- the LOC113110000 gene encoding mitochondrial pyruvate carrier 2-like translates to MNMSSSRLYLRLQSCRFYSGGMRATYHRTLDRIELMLPPKLRPLYNHPAGPKTVFFWAPVFKWGLVVAGFSDMTRPPEKLSVSQSCVITATGIIWSRYCLVIIPKNWALFAVNFFLGMCGSIQLIRIWRYNQQLKQKGVEVAQS, encoded by the exons ATGAACATGAGTAGCAGCAGACTTTATTTACGATTGCAATCATGTCGTTTTTACTCCGGTGGTATGAGAGCGACATATCACCGAACCTTGGACAGGATCGAGTTAATGCTGCCGCCTAAATTAAGACCTCTCTACAATCATCCTGCTG gaCCAAAGACGGTTTTCTTCTGGGCACCAGTTTTTAAATGG GGTTTAGTAGTGGCTGGATTCTCTGATATGACCCGGCCACCAGAAAAGCTCAGTGTCTCTCAGTCCTGCGTCATTACAGCCACAG GAATAATTTGGTCAAGGTACTGCTTGGTGATCATCCCCAAAAACTGGGCTCTGTTTGCTGTTAACTTCTTTTTGGGCATGTGTGGAAGCATCCAGCTTATAAGAATATGGAG gtACAACCAACAGCTCAAGCAGAAAGGAGTGGAAGTGGCACAGTCTTGA